A part of Pararoseomonas sp. SCSIO 73927 genomic DNA contains:
- a CDS encoding RNA pseudouridine synthase — MRDPSSLPGKLAARILHIRPELMVIDKPAGLPLDPGRASGPSLADWLPLLQLGKRHLPHPAHRLDRDTAGCLVLGRTKPALAALNALFAARAVRKTYWAVTAGSPSGDAGVIDAPLRKVSTREAGWRMETHPEGQPARTAWRLLGTAAGPEGDLAWLELQPETGRTHQLRVHLAALGLPILGDPVYGTRAHPAGLHLLARAIALPAGPETGAALVCEAPVPPAMAPAFARCGAPTRTPGPSPVTKV; from the coding sequence ATGCGCGACCCCTCATCCCTGCCCGGCAAACTCGCCGCGCGAATCCTGCACATCCGGCCCGAGCTGATGGTGATCGACAAGCCCGCCGGCCTGCCCCTCGATCCCGGCCGCGCAAGCGGGCCCAGCCTTGCCGACTGGCTCCCGCTGCTCCAGCTCGGCAAGCGCCACCTTCCCCACCCCGCCCACCGGCTGGACCGGGACACGGCCGGCTGCCTCGTCCTCGGCCGCACGAAGCCGGCGCTCGCCGCCCTCAACGCCCTCTTCGCCGCCCGCGCCGTCCGCAAGACCTACTGGGCCGTCACCGCCGGCAGCCCGAGTGGCGATGCGGGCGTGATCGACGCCCCCCTCCGCAAGGTCAGCACGCGGGAGGCTGGCTGGCGCATGGAGACCCATCCGGAAGGCCAGCCCGCCCGCACCGCTTGGCGTCTGCTCGGAACGGCCGCGGGGCCGGAGGGCGACCTCGCCTGGCTGGAGCTGCAGCCGGAGACCGGCCGCACCCACCAGCTCCGCGTCCACCTCGCCGCCCTGGGCCTCCCCATCCTCGGCGACCCCGTCTACGGCACCCGTGCGCACCCGGCCGGGCTGCACCTCCTCGCCCGCGCCATCGCCCTCCCCGCCGGACCGGAAACAGGCGCCGCCCTTGTCTGCGAGGCGCCGGTCCCGCCGGCCATGGCCCCCGCCTTCGCCCGCTGCGGCGCCCCCACCCGCACCCCCGGTCCCAGCCCCGTCACGAAAGTTTGA
- a CDS encoding sensor histidine kinase — MPEGLNIALPQSPAVQGEIGQASRWTFSQRLALVYGAVSLVILLGAGAFTWWQAETLSARNEDLAVAETRRLAERVGSALEQARQGVSVLAVADPMSRGPEGCTALINGAHLTMDALVRHVFVVDAGHRITCSTLPAMTGRPATQGVSRTAELTGRPVTGALVPSSFGAGQVIGIAHPIRRSGRHEAVVVAAVTVEGLRDAIARYVPAREGLRVWLLDSAEASVALVGAPDDPLPALPDALRVSFNAPTPDDAGTAAEGGQVLIQARATDDLSLVAAFPESAIRAGAPLEVALPPLLLALVLLAGMGALFWSVQRFVVAPLEAATRRLEAPDGGLPAEAIAEAPSDVADLIRRLGATRATRDEAIHLRDLLLREAHHRIKNHLALVTSFLRLQERQLSDHAALQALRTAQGRMVAIGMTYELLHDGPGQRVALDTMLDRFARALEARDLTEGSASARVETDLAALEVPADVAVKIALVVNELATNALKYAFTGRGPGTVRITLRPAGEDGFTLRVADDGNGMAEEPRRGLGMTVVDSLLRGIDATIGREPGPGTAFVITWLPRPAARPTR; from the coding sequence ATGCCGGAGGGCCTCAACATCGCGCTTCCGCAGTCCCCGGCGGTGCAGGGAGAGATTGGGCAGGCCTCCCGCTGGACCTTCAGCCAGCGCCTCGCCCTCGTCTACGGCGCCGTCTCCCTCGTCATCCTCCTCGGCGCCGGCGCCTTCACCTGGTGGCAGGCCGAAACCCTCTCCGCCCGCAACGAGGACCTGGCCGTCGCCGAGACCCGCCGCCTCGCGGAGCGCGTGGGCAGCGCGCTGGAGCAGGCGCGCCAGGGCGTCTCCGTCCTCGCGGTGGCCGACCCGATGTCGCGCGGGCCGGAGGGCTGCACCGCCCTCATCAACGGCGCCCACCTCACCATGGACGCCCTGGTCCGCCACGTCTTCGTCGTGGATGCCGGGCACCGCATCACCTGCTCCACCCTCCCCGCCATGACGGGCCGCCCCGCCACCCAGGGCGTCTCCCGCACCGCGGAGCTCACCGGGCGCCCCGTCACCGGCGCCCTCGTCCCCTCCTCCTTCGGCGCCGGCCAGGTCATCGGCATCGCCCACCCCATCCGCCGCAGCGGACGGCACGAGGCGGTGGTCGTCGCCGCCGTCACGGTGGAAGGGCTGCGCGACGCCATCGCCCGCTACGTGCCCGCACGGGAAGGGCTCCGCGTCTGGCTCCTCGATTCTGCGGAGGCCAGCGTCGCCCTCGTCGGCGCGCCGGACGACCCCCTGCCGGCCCTGCCGGACGCGCTGCGCGTCTCCTTCAACGCCCCCACGCCGGACGATGCCGGAACGGCGGCGGAGGGCGGCCAGGTCCTCATCCAGGCCCGCGCGACGGACGACCTCTCCCTCGTCGCCGCCTTCCCGGAGAGCGCGATCCGCGCCGGCGCCCCGCTGGAGGTCGCGCTGCCGCCCCTCCTCCTCGCCCTCGTGCTGCTGGCCGGCATGGGCGCCCTCTTCTGGTCCGTCCAGCGCTTCGTCGTCGCCCCGCTCGAGGCCGCGACCCGCCGGCTGGAGGCCCCGGACGGCGGCCTTCCCGCCGAGGCCATCGCCGAGGCCCCCTCGGACGTCGCCGACCTCATCCGCCGCCTCGGCGCCACCCGCGCCACGCGGGACGAGGCCATCCACCTGCGCGACCTGCTCCTGCGGGAGGCGCACCACCGCATCAAGAACCACCTCGCCCTTGTCACCTCCTTCCTGCGCCTGCAGGAGCGCCAGCTCTCCGACCATGCCGCGCTGCAGGCCCTGCGGACCGCCCAGGGCCGCATGGTCGCGATCGGCATGACCTACGAGCTGCTGCATGACGGCCCCGGCCAGCGCGTCGCGCTCGACACCATGCTGGACCGCTTCGCCCGCGCCCTGGAGGCGCGCGACCTGACGGAGGGCAGCGCCTCCGCGAGGGTGGAGACCGACCTCGCGGCACTGGAGGTGCCGGCCGACGTGGCCGTGAAGATCGCCCTGGTGGTGAACGAGCTGGCGACGAACGCCCTAAAATACGCCTTCACCGGCCGCGGCCCCGGCACCGTGCGGATCACCCTTCGCCCCGCGGGCGAGGACGGCTTCACCCTCCGCGTCGCGGATGACGGCAACGGCATGGCGGAGGAGCCTCGCCGCGGCCTCGGCATGACGGTGGTGGACAGCCTTCTCCGCGGCATCGACGCGACGATCGGTCGCGAGCCCGGCCCCGGCACCGCCTTCGTCATCACCTGGCTGCCCCGCCCCGCCGCGCGTCCCACCCGCTGA